The nucleotide sequence AACCTTCTTCATCAACTATATTTTTTCCATAGGCTTCATCAACTAAAGATAAAGTATGGGCAAATCTAACAATGCCCTTTATGCTTGAAGCAGGTATATAAGGTATTCCCAAACTATGGTCAAATGTCATCCCCACTTCACATGGGTGTGCATTACCAATGCCTGTAACCATGGGGGAGGAAAGAGTAGCCCTGAAAGTTAAAATTTTATGAGTTTTTTCTTTTGACTTGCAGAATGCATATTGATTGAGATGTTTTGTTTCTATCAATTCTTTTAAAAATCTATTATACTCGCGCAAGTTTTCATACTGGTCTTTATAATCATTAACATCATTAACTCCAGACTTTAGCGTGTTGCCATCTAAGAATACAAATTTGTAAAACCAAAGGCCAAAATTACCTTGATTAAATTTATCTTTTGTTACCAAGTCTTTTATTTCTTTATGAACCGGTATCATTTTTACTCTCCTCTCCACTGAACCATGCATTAGCATATCTTTTTACCCATTCTAAAAGTGCCAGAGTTTCTTTTTGGGCTGTAAGATAATCCATTTGTGACAATTGGGAAATCTCTTTAATAAATTCCTTTTCATTGTTGTTTTTATTAAAACCAACAGTACTCAACTCTTTAATAAGCCATTCTTTAATTATGCGGAACATAACTATATGCTTATCGTTTTCTTTTATCTTCATATCCTTATCAGTTCCTTTTGCAACAAGAAATGCCATTGTTTGCCCGAAACCGTTTTGTAAAATCATGGAAGGGACTCCTGAAGAAAGTGACTTGAAATCTTTTTTATCGCAACTGATCGTTAATACTTTTTCTAAAGCGTATTCTGCTCTTTTTTGACCAAGTGTTCTCATTTCGTACCTCCATCAATCCAGCTAACATTACAAATACCCTTACCTAAAGTGATATCTCCGCCAATCTGAAAAAAACTATCTATACTTTCTTGAAGATATTTTTTGATTGCATCTGCCTGCAATTCATTAGATTTTCCAGAAAAATAGACAACACTGTATAATACTGAATCCGATGGCAAAAATTCCTGATATCTTAATCCACCCTCTGCTGCTGTCCCTTTTTCAGAGTTTATTTTAATATTTGTTTGGACTTCGGTGCATGAAGTGACACAATAATCAAACATCTCATCAGAAATAAGTAGCAATCTCTCTACTTGAGGAAATTTGTCATTTAAAAATTCGGATTCGAGCTTCTCATTAGCATTAACATTAACAGTCACATCTTCCAGAATTATCCTACTATTATCATTAAAATTGCCTTTTATAATTTTAGCATTATCTTCTTCTATATTTAAATCCCCAAATGTTTCAGAAATATTCAAGTATTCCAAATCTTTTGTTAGCTTTTTTAAAATTGTAGGAGATGTAACCCAGACAAAAGGGGCTAAATTTGATCTCATTGGAAAAGCCAGCAATTTTGCATCCGAAACAGATATTGATCCGGGGAACGAGGTTATTTTATTTTCTTTATCCTCAAGTTTTTTGTAATTTTTATTTTCCTCTAATTTTTCACTAACATAATTCCCATCTTTAAAAACAACCTCGCCATCATTATCCTTATCGATTCCAAAAATCCAATTTGTTAAGTATTCTCTATCAGATTTGTTTTTTACATTATTTCTAAAGTGGTCCCTCATAGCTCCTTTGACCCCTGAAGCCTGGATAATTGGATAGCCGGTATGTCTTTCCCTCTGAATGGGAAGGTCAACAGTTGCAACAGATGCGCCGCTGCCTGCGTGGATTGGTGAAACAGCATAAAACGAAAGTATTGAGCATATTTCTTTGTTCATAATAATCCTCCAAGTTTAATTTATACTTATACAATTATCAAAATTACTATTAAAAACAGTTCCTGCTGGGAAATATCCTTTCATAGGTTTGTGGAATCTTTTATGTAAGTCCCAACCCCCCAAGTATTGAATTTTTCCTGTGGAAATTACTGAATCATTGACTTTAGCAGAAGCCGGCATCAATGATAGACTCATGAAAAGCTCACCATTAGTATTTAAATTAATTTCCAAATCTTCTTTTTTGAATTTACCAAATCTTTGCTCAGCTCCGAGAGTTAAAATACCTCCATTACCAAGATCATCTATATCAATACCAAAGATAAAACTAACGCCTTTTTTTAATCTGCAATGATTAAATGAATAGATATGGCTCTCTCTGGCAGTATGGTCTTTATTAAGTGCAATTCCTGTCCTCAGCTCAGAAACATAAAAATCTTTTACGTCTTTAACTTCAGCTTTATCACTGCCATTTATTAAATCATTATAATTTATCCATTTGCCGCCAATTGACTCCAGTTCACTTTCACCTTTTGCCCAATATAGATCATCAGATGAGGTTTTTATAAGATCTGATTGGATAGAAAAACCTTTAATTATATTATATTTTCCATTTTCAGAAGTAGCGCATGATTTTTCAACAAACCATGAATAAGGAGCCGGTAAATAGATTTTTTCGTCAATTTTGAAAAAAGGACCAACTAATTTAAATCCACCGTATTCTTCACCTATTCTAACTATATCACTAAATTTATCCTCATTATTTTTTTTATCTATATTATAAAAATAAGTCCTGATAGCACCTGCCATAGTATGAACAGGCGGAGGAAAATTGAAATTTGCATTATGGTCCTCACCTTTTTCCATAGGCTCTGCACCTCTAAAAAAAACAGTATCATTCGGCTCAAAACTATACCAATTATACATTTGCTACCTCCTCATCCCGGTGAAGGAAACCGGCAATAATAAGTCCTTCATTACTAAAATTATCTTGGTGGTCAAAAATAATTTTTGAAATATTTGCAGCAATTTCTTCTTTTTCTTCAGATTTTTTACCAGAACGATCCAGTTGTTTTAAAATAAATTTTTCAAGTAAATCATTTTGCTCACTTTCCTGATGCCCTTTTAAATTCTTTATTGCATCTATCCCGTCTTTTAGTTCTGCAAGTCTGTAGGCAAGAGATCTGGACATCTCTTCACCCATTTTATTCTGAATGCTAAGGAAGGCTTTTAGGCGTTCTTTATCGTCCCATTTGCAAATGAAAAATCTATCACCACCACTGCGTTTTTTAAGCTGAATTGCAATGGCATTTCTGCCACCTTCATCTTTTGCTTTTTTATCAAGTAGGTTATGAGCTTCTTTTATCATGTGGGTCAAGTCAGCCTTATGATGGCAAATTAAAGCTCCTGCTGAAATGGAAATCTCTTCACCTTTGCCTAAACTTAAAGAAAGTTTTCCTGGGTTTGGTTTAAAGTTTTCGGAAATGTTGGAAATATTGATTTTGTTTTGATTAGATTCAATAAGCTTAAATGTAGATTTGTAATAGTCGTTAATTTCTTCTGCTGCTTTCAAAACATTAGAAACTGGAAGCACCGCACACACGTCATCCCCGCCTGCGTAAATGAGCTTTCCATCATAATTGTTTACAATATTTGCTACACCATAAATGGCAAAATCTCCAAGGGACTCTGAGATGGCTGAATGAATGGCGGGTGTTAAATTCCGCTTTGGTGACTCCTGAAAAATCTTTTGCCAGTTTTCAGAATAAGGACTTTCTATTTTACCATTCTGTAATTTATCAAATATTTCAGGGTGCATGATTGATTCCCAAGTAGAAGCGATTGTCTCTCCATTGACCAGTTTACCCATACGGTCACCATCCATAAGAAGAAGAGCATAATATTTATCGCTATAGCGCATCTCTTTATCACTTACATGGCTATCGTGTATGCCTTGAGCTTTTTCAATCTTCTCATTTTCATCTTCAATGCCTTCTCTTATGTAATAATCGTGCAAAGCCATATATGTGGTACTTGGAAAGTTAGAAGAATCTTTGAAAGTTTTGAATAGCAAATGCTCTTTATACTTTTTAATATAATAATACGACAATCTTTTTGTCAGACATATTGAACACAACTTTTCATTATCCTTTAAGTCAGAACCATCTTCACCTTCCCAACTTTCTTTTAAATTTTTCCAAAAATTGTCTATATTCGTTTTATACTCATTTGCTGACATGCCTTTTTCATAAGGGTTACTGTGAACAACTTCAAATTCTCCGCAAATGTGACATTTTTCACCGGGTTCAGGTTCCCGCTCAATGGTTTTTCTGTTTTTTTCTGCCGCAAGTGCAGATTGGCAAAGGGAATGTGAAACAGAATACAATGTACCTATCCCGGATTTCTCATAGTATTTTTTATCTTTAATCATGTCATTAAAACACTTTAAAACATCAAAATTAGCATTATAAACTTTAGAGGGTAAGAGTGATTTAATTTCATCTTTGTTTTCTTCTTTAAGCATTTTGACTGAAGCCCATTTAAATTCCCAAAAATTATCATTTTGACGATTGAAAATGCTGTCGATATAACTTCTTTCATCACTGTTCATGTGGAGTTCTTGAAAAATACCTTCTTTCACTGATGAATAGATTTCCTTCCATGCCTGTTTAATGGATTTTTCAACTTCTTCAGCAATTTCTTCTGATTTGCTAAAAGGAAGTAAAAATAGGAACTTATTGGGGAAGGAAGCTATATCACTTTCTTTGTTGAGAAAATTAACTCCATACTTAACTTTCCATTCTTTTCTTAAATATTCATTAACAAGAAATTGATCGATAAGAGAAGGGTAAAGTATGTGATCAGGCCCTAAATTTTCTACTACCCATCTTATTCCTTCAAATGCCAGATAAGATAAAAATACAGAGCCAGTCCAGTAATCCCTTAGTTTTCTGGCTTTTGAAATAAAAGCCTGTACAGGTGATATATTGAAAACCATCATTCCCAGGTCATCTTTTCCACCTAATTCAAAGCAAGACTGAATTGCAGATACAAGAGCGTTATGCTGCCAAATAGAATGATCAGGAAATCTTGTATCAGCCGGTAACCTGTGCCACAAAGCTCCTATATCGCCAACATTATCTTGTGCAAGTCTGAATCTTAAAACAAGATGGGTGTATAAAAACCTTGCTTTTTTGAAATCATTAGGTTTTCCTTCAAATTGATCAGAATACCCTCCAGTCCCTGCTTCTTTACCAATCTCTTTCTCCAGATAATTTTTTAATTTCTCCCAAATCTGCTTTGCACTTGCATCAGATAAGTCAAATTTCAAATGAGATTTTTCGCCTGTGGGATGTGTAATAACGGGATTTTTCAAGAAATCAACCGCCCCACTTTTTTCCTCATCAGAGCTATATCCTACTATTTGTCCTCTTTCAAAGCCTGAAGCAATGCCGTCAGCTTTTTTCCAAAAATCCTGATTTGGGGAATCTATCCCAAAGATGCTTACAATTTCTTTCGCCCTTTCCACATGACCTTTTATATCAAAGCATTTATCAAATGGATCATGCATATATGCCCAAAATTTGTTGTCCCAGTAGTTTGCTGGTAGATTTATTGCCATTTGTTCCCCCCTGCTAACTCTTCAATTTTCTCGTTCATTTGTTCACAGGTATCAAGATATTCATCTGTTTTACTTGAATCTTTGTACTCATATGGCATAAACAATATTTGCCCCTGGTATTGATCATTATCTAATTTACTTATATGTAAAAAATAAGGTTTTGCATATCTGCTGCCTTGGCTTTTTGCTATCAGCTGTCTTTTATCTCCTTGATATTTCAAAAAATATTTACTTTGTTTATATAATTCGCCAATTTCTGCAAGTGCTTCTTTCCATGTTTTGTGCTGTTTACCAAATAATATTTTTGATTGTTTTGATATTGTAGTATATGTTGTCATATCTCTTTTTCTAAATTGATTTAAAAAATCTAATGTATTAAATTTTTTTGAATCAATTATCTTAAGTGAGCCAAAACCGTTTCTTGACTTAGATCCTAGTCCTCCAAAACTACACAAAGCATTTATAGAGTTCTCTATTTCTTGCATCTTTAAAGTTGATAATTTTAAAGAAAATGAAGATTTAGGCTCTATATAGTTTTTTATATTATTTTTAACTCTGTATCCATAAGCTAAATACTCATATATACTAAAATTATTATTATCTAGCTTCTCATTAGAAATAGAAATATTTTGATTTTTAAAGCTTATAGTAGTTGGTGATTTATAGTCTGTATTACCAAAAATTTCTGACTCATTTTTTATCGTTTGTTCTAAATCATCTGTTCCATACAAAGCCCGCCACCAAAAACGAAGCATTCCTTTTATAGAAGGTATTCGCAGTTCTGCATCATTCTGGTCTGCACCACCTAAAAACATTGGGGTAACAATTTCCATTTCGTAAATTTTTTCTTCTATGTCTCTATACCGTGCAATATTAAATCCCATCTATTCCCCCTTACATAAAATTTTATAAAAATACTGATTAAGCTCTTTTATTTTTTCAGTAAGTTTCTTATAATCGAGTGAATCTTCTCTATATCCACAATGGTTCATATCATTACGGTATTTCTTTAGAAGATCCATTTTATTGTAAAATTCATCTTTGTCAGTTCCAGACAGCCAGTTAATTGAATTTTTTATATTTGATATGTTTTCTTCATTTGCTCCATCTTTAAAATAACTATTAATACTATAAGACACCTTTTCTCTTATATCTCTGTCCCAAATTTTATCAAAACCATAATCTAGTTTCGTAAAAAAAGTAATAACGGTCTCTGATAGAAATGTGTACGCCTGCTGTACAAGTCCATAACTAATACACCATTTAATTATGGCAAAAGAATTTTCAAAAATATCATTTTGAAAGTTACTGACGTTTTTATGAATCTTTTCCAATATACCTTCTAATGGTTTGACTACACCTAATTCTTTCAGATCATTAATTTCAGTTTTAAGCTGTTGGAAATTTTTAGTAACTGTTTCCTTACTGCGGCATGCTTCAATTTCATTCACAAATTTATATAATTCTGAAACCACTTTCTTGATTTTCTGAGCCTCTTGGTTTTTACCTTTAGTTTCTTTTAAAATAGAAGATACTTCTATTAAACTTAGATTTCTTATTTGTTTAACGCTCCCGGTTTCTTCAAATATCTCAGCAGCTTTTGCCCATTTTTGAATTGTAAATGTTGGAGTCAAATCAAAAATAGGTGCATTTCTTTCTTCAACTGGCATTTTTTCAACTTCACTCTGAGTTCCCAATGTTTCAAATGCCCCATAGTAAATACCTATTATTTTAACTTTTTTAATAGATTCGAGATAGCTTATTGCAGATGAGAGGATTACTGGCATCAATCTGAAACCGTGAGTTATATCTATTAATATTTCGTCATCTTCTTTAATTATATCAATGATTGTTTGAAATATATCCCAGATTTCGTTTTCACATGAGCCGGTGGGGATATCAACATGCTCAACCGAAAAAGGCAAATCTTGTAAACCGTTTTTTAAATTTTGCCAATGTTTATTTTTGGCGTCACTTGAAGTTAATACAAACCCTGCATCACTTTTATACCAATCTTTACAAAAAATTCTTAATACAGCTTCTTGAATATATATTATATTGTCTATTTTTTGATTATCAA is from Flexistipes sinusarabici DSM 4947 and encodes:
- the cmr5 gene encoding type III-B CRISPR module-associated protein Cmr5 encodes the protein MRTLGQKRAEYALEKVLTISCDKKDFKSLSSGVPSMILQNGFGQTMAFLVAKGTDKDMKIKENDKHIVMFRIIKEWLIKELSTVGFNKNNNEKEFIKEISQLSQMDYLTAQKETLALLEWVKRYANAWFSGEESKNDTGS
- the cmr4 gene encoding type III-B CRISPR module RAMP protein Cmr4 — translated: MNKEICSILSFYAVSPIHAGSGASVATVDLPIQRERHTGYPIIQASGVKGAMRDHFRNNVKNKSDREYLTNWIFGIDKDNDGEVVFKDGNYVSEKLEENKNYKKLEDKENKITSFPGSISVSDAKLLAFPMRSNLAPFVWVTSPTILKKLTKDLEYLNISETFGDLNIEEDNAKIIKGNFNDNSRIILEDVTVNVNANEKLESEFLNDKFPQVERLLLISDEMFDYCVTSCTEVQTNIKINSEKGTAAEGGLRYQEFLPSDSVLYSVVYFSGKSNELQADAIKKYLQESIDSFFQIGGDITLGKGICNVSWIDGGTK
- a CDS encoding type III-B CRISPR module-associated Cmr3 family protein, which translates into the protein MYNWYSFEPNDTVFFRGAEPMEKGEDHNANFNFPPPVHTMAGAIRTYFYNIDKKNNEDKFSDIVRIGEEYGGFKLVGPFFKIDEKIYLPAPYSWFVEKSCATSENGKYNIIKGFSIQSDLIKTSSDDLYWAKGESELESIGGKWINYNDLINGSDKAEVKDVKDFYVSELRTGIALNKDHTARESHIYSFNHCRLKKGVSFIFGIDIDDLGNGGILTLGAEQRFGKFKKEDLEINLNTNGELFMSLSLMPASAKVNDSVISTGKIQYLGGWDLHKRFHKPMKGYFPAGTVFNSNFDNCISIN
- the cas10 gene encoding type III-B CRISPR-associated protein Cas10/Cmr2: MAINLPANYWDNKFWAYMHDPFDKCFDIKGHVERAKEIVSIFGIDSPNQDFWKKADGIASGFERGQIVGYSSDEEKSGAVDFLKNPVITHPTGEKSHLKFDLSDASAKQIWEKLKNYLEKEIGKEAGTGGYSDQFEGKPNDFKKARFLYTHLVLRFRLAQDNVGDIGALWHRLPADTRFPDHSIWQHNALVSAIQSCFELGGKDDLGMMVFNISPVQAFISKARKLRDYWTGSVFLSYLAFEGIRWVVENLGPDHILYPSLIDQFLVNEYLRKEWKVKYGVNFLNKESDIASFPNKFLFLLPFSKSEEIAEEVEKSIKQAWKEIYSSVKEGIFQELHMNSDERSYIDSIFNRQNDNFWEFKWASVKMLKEENKDEIKSLLPSKVYNANFDVLKCFNDMIKDKKYYEKSGIGTLYSVSHSLCQSALAAEKNRKTIEREPEPGEKCHICGEFEVVHSNPYEKGMSANEYKTNIDNFWKNLKESWEGEDGSDLKDNEKLCSICLTKRLSYYYIKKYKEHLLFKTFKDSSNFPSTTYMALHDYYIREGIEDENEKIEKAQGIHDSHVSDKEMRYSDKYYALLLMDGDRMGKLVNGETIASTWESIMHPEIFDKLQNGKIESPYSENWQKIFQESPKRNLTPAIHSAISESLGDFAIYGVANIVNNYDGKLIYAGGDDVCAVLPVSNVLKAAEEINDYYKSTFKLIESNQNKINISNISENFKPNPGKLSLSLGKGEEISISAGALICHHKADLTHMIKEAHNLLDKKAKDEGGRNAIAIQLKKRSGGDRFFICKWDDKERLKAFLSIQNKMGEEMSRSLAYRLAELKDGIDAIKNLKGHQESEQNDLLEKFILKQLDRSGKKSEEKEEIAANISKIIFDHQDNFSNEGLIIAGFLHRDEEVANV
- the cmr1 gene encoding type III-B CRISPR module RAMP protein Cmr1, with protein sequence MGFNIARYRDIEEKIYEMEIVTPMFLGGADQNDAELRIPSIKGMLRFWWRALYGTDDLEQTIKNESEIFGNTDYKSPTTISFKNQNISISNEKLDNNNFSIYEYLAYGYRVKNNIKNYIEPKSSFSLKLSTLKMQEIENSINALCSFGGLGSKSRNGFGSLKIIDSKKFNTLDFLNQFRKRDMTTYTTISKQSKILFGKQHKTWKEALAEIGELYKQSKYFLKYQGDKRQLIAKSQGSRYAKPYFLHISKLDNDQYQGQILFMPYEYKDSSKTDEYLDTCEQMNEKIEELAGGNKWQ
- the csx2 gene encoding TIGR02221 family CRISPR-associated protein — protein: MGRKVFLSFLGTGDYKNCNYYFDNQKIDNIIYIQEAVLRIFCKDWYKSDAGFVLTSSDAKNKHWQNLKNGLQDLPFSVEHVDIPTGSCENEIWDIFQTIIDIIKEDDEILIDITHGFRLMPVILSSAISYLESIKKVKIIGIYYGAFETLGTQSEVEKMPVEERNAPIFDLTPTFTIQKWAKAAEIFEETGSVKQIRNLSLIEVSSILKETKGKNQEAQKIKKVVSELYKFVNEIEACRSKETVTKNFQQLKTEINDLKELGVVKPLEGILEKIHKNVSNFQNDIFENSFAIIKWCISYGLVQQAYTFLSETVITFFTKLDYGFDKIWDRDIREKVSYSINSYFKDGANEENISNIKNSINWLSGTDKDEFYNKMDLLKKYRNDMNHCGYREDSLDYKKLTEKIKELNQYFYKILCKGE